GCCGGGAAACAGGAGAACGCCATTCGCCGTATGGTGGAGTGCTTGCGGCCAGGGGGATGGCTCATTGACGAGGATGGTGATTGGGGTCTGGTCGCCCCTGTAGACCCTGCGCATCCTCACTATGAACCGTATCATCGTGCCTGGAAGAACGGTGAGTGGTGGACCGCACGAGGGTATGACCCACTATTTGGGCGGAAACTTCCGGTCCTGTTTGAGCGCTGTGGCCTGGTCAATCTCCGCCATAAGGCGAGTGCATCGGTTGTCAGGAGCGATAGCCCGTGGGGACTGTGGTGGCGACAAAGTTTGGAAGGAATCCGTGCTTCCGAACAGGCCGATGGGAGCCTCACAGAAGATCGCGATAAGGAGTATGACTCGCTAACAGCCCCGCTGAACGACCCATCTTATTGGTTGATGACGGCCCCGATCCACGCCTGCTGGGGCCAGCGAAGTCTCTCTTGAATCATACCTGACCGCAAGCCTTCTCCAATCGAGCAAGAACAGGAGGGACATCCTCAACCACTCCACGTACTACCTCGGTTTCGGTGAGAATGTCCCCACAATTCGCTTGAACCTGCACTTAGAAATCGCCGGGTTTCACGTACGGGTGGCTCCAGAGCGTAAGCTGAAGCAGGCAAGACTTTATCCATGCGGCATACATCTTCTCGACTTCCTCGGCCGAGTGGCCCTTCTTTGCAAGAAATGGCTTCAGCGTAAAGGTCACCGGAAAGATGAGCGCGAAGAGGTCGCGAAACGGCACGATCGCGGCCGACGCTGACGCACCATCCGTCTGGTTCTTCTTCGTACGATGATGACGCAGGCCGATCTCATGTTGATAATCGAGCCACTTCTGATCGAATTCTGCACGGGCGGTGTCGAGAATCCACTGGCCGAACCGCTTACGCACTCCACCCAAATAGTCGCCGAGAGGCTTGCCGTCGCTCTTACCAAGGAACGATTGAAGCAGATGCGGCTGGGACCCGACAAAGCCGTACCACACATCCAAAATGGCTTCCACCTGGTCCTTCACCACGTCATGCGAGAGACGTAAATATTTCACGTCCTCGTCGCCGAACAACGCACTCTTTTTCATCAGCTCGAAATCGGCAAGGCTCACCGGCGACTTTGTGACCGCCGAGGTGCCATAGGTATATCCGGGAATCTGCTGGCTCATACGGGACACTCCTTTCATCTTGTTGCAATGGCCGCTCTCACAAATCAGGGCATGGCGACGACGCGCTGGCTGAGAGCAGCCGCTAGATCCAGGCACCGCGCTCATCATGGAACGATGACCGAACAGGGCCAAACGTGGGGACCGTCGTTCGTCCATTGCGGAAAGCAACGGACGGCCGCTGGCTCCTCGCAGTGCACATTACGGATGAGGTCTCTCCACAGTATGCGGCTCCGACTGTATCGCGGCGATGATCACCTTGTCCAGACGCTTTACCTTGCCGTTGCCGTCCGTCGCCGCCAACCGAGCTGAGCCTTTCACCACGACACGCCCACTCACTTTCTCACGGATGACATGTGAAAAGGTCAACGCCGCTCGAGTCACATCGTCGACTGCCGTTTCGACGACCAACGTGTCTCCATACCGACCAGGTGAGCAATAGTCCAC
The Candidatus Nitrospira nitrosa DNA segment above includes these coding regions:
- a CDS encoding acyl-CoA thioesterase translates to MEIKIYYEDTDCGGVVYYANYLKYFERARTEYLEMRGHSVTALMEQGIIFVVVRAEVDYCSPGRYGDTLVVETAVDDVTRAALTFSHVIREKVSGRVVVKGSARLAATDGNGKVKRLDKVIIAAIQSEPHTVERPHP
- a CDS encoding methyltransferase domain-containing protein, whose product is MSSSTGKDPLPLPATLADHPPPSGKGGSLPGYRLSAQGRQQVEDERLSLLEEIFDPLSRQRRTLVQPGWRCLEVGAGRGSMAKWLALQVGEHGRVVATDVDTSYLQRLSIPNLDIRRHNILSDPLDELGPGSFDLVCARLLLFWLAGKQENAIRRMVECLRPGGWLIDEDGDWGLVAPVDPAHPHYEPYHRAWKNGEWWTARGYDPLFGRKLPVLFERCGLVNLRHKASASVVRSDSPWGLWWRQSLEGIRASEQADGSLTEDRDKEYDSLTAPLNDPSYWLMTAPIHACWGQRSLS
- a CDS encoding protoglobin domain-containing protein; the protein is MSQQIPGYTYGTSAVTKSPVSLADFELMKKSALFGDEDVKYLRLSHDVVKDQVEAILDVWYGFVGSQPHLLQSFLGKSDGKPLGDYLGGVRKRFGQWILDTARAEFDQKWLDYQHEIGLRHHRTKKNQTDGASASAAIVPFRDLFALIFPVTFTLKPFLAKKGHSAEEVEKMYAAWIKSCLLQLTLWSHPYVKPGDF